A window of Longispora fulva contains these coding sequences:
- a CDS encoding UvrD-helicase domain-containing protein, with protein MPGWVAVGDSTVAGRFYADLHIHSKYSRACSKDCDLENLSWYARRKGIGLVGTGDFTHPAWYAHLRENLVEAEPGLYVLRADVASGVNQRLPRILRGQTRFMLSVEISTIYKRGDKTRKVHHLIYLPDLDAVARFNTALGRIGNLGSDGRPIIGLDSRDLLEIVLQASPDGYLVPAHIWTPWFSALGSKSGFDAIADCYLDLADYIFAVETGLSSDPEMNSRVSSLDRYTMMSNSDAHSPPMLGREATAFSTPFDYFAIRDALRTRSGYEGTLEFFPEEGKYHADGHRNCDVVLSPSETIKLGGKCPVCGKPVTVGVLSRIEALADRPATPSPAATSIIPLPEILGELNGVGPKTKTVATKIDALVNELGPEFEILTGTPIEDVAKVGGELLGEAIDRLRRGDVRRESGYDGEYGAIRLFDPAELRAEATLFDGLFEKVPAPKKPKKPKVVVEPEFDYDLEPRPEPRDLPAPSPHEPMEPVLLGMEEVGTGLLDRLDAMQRVAASASSGAMLIVAGPGTGKTRTLTHRIAYLVAELGVAPSSCLAITFTRRAAGELAERLHALLPDRAAELDVGTFHSLGMGILREHHDRFGLPADFQVTSEEDVPDGFVSMDDLINLPVQLLSADPVLADRYQARWPWIFVDEYQDVDEAQYKLLTLLCPPDGNLYAIGDPDQAIYAFRGADVKYFLRFAEDFPQARTVRLTRNYRSAAPILAAAVQAIAPGSLVQGRILEPARRDPDPTLVGLYSASSEADEADHVVRTIEELVGGSSHHAIDSGRASGNTTLEVGFADIAVLYRTDAQAKPLLAALERAGIPVQKRSHNRLTDRAGVRAIARELPFLTGTVAARIRAAAAGLTSGTLAGAGLEAADVHTAVELLAPLARRCGDDLDQLLTELRTGAEVDALDPRADQVTLLTLHAAKGLEFPVVFMVGCENGLLPLRFPGQESDEAEERRLFFVGLTRAQDRLYLSHAARRFRHGAERELPPSPFLSAIDASLLARRGAGVSRRKPRDQQLRLL; from the coding sequence ATGCCAGGATGGGTTGCCGTGGGAGACTCGACAGTGGCTGGCCGGTTCTACGCCGACCTGCATATCCATTCGAAGTACTCCCGTGCCTGCAGCAAGGACTGCGACCTCGAGAACCTGTCGTGGTACGCGCGCAGGAAGGGCATCGGCCTCGTCGGCACCGGAGATTTCACCCACCCGGCGTGGTACGCGCATCTGCGGGAGAATCTGGTCGAAGCCGAGCCCGGGCTCTATGTCCTGCGGGCCGACGTCGCGAGCGGGGTCAACCAGAGACTGCCGAGGATTCTCCGCGGACAGACCCGGTTCATGTTGTCCGTGGAGATCTCGACGATCTACAAGCGAGGCGACAAGACTCGCAAAGTACACCATCTTATTTATCTTCCCGATCTTGATGCCGTCGCGCGGTTCAACACCGCGCTGGGCCGGATCGGCAATCTCGGTTCCGACGGCCGGCCGATCATCGGACTGGACTCCCGCGACCTGTTGGAGATCGTGCTCCAGGCCAGCCCGGACGGCTATCTCGTCCCCGCGCACATCTGGACGCCGTGGTTCTCGGCGCTGGGTTCCAAGTCCGGTTTCGACGCGATCGCTGACTGTTATCTTGACCTCGCGGACTATATTTTCGCCGTGGAAACCGGCCTCTCCAGCGACCCCGAGATGAACTCTCGCGTGTCTTCGCTGGACCGGTACACGATGATGAGCAATTCCGACGCGCATTCCCCGCCGATGCTCGGCCGCGAGGCGACGGCCTTCTCCACTCCTTTCGACTATTTCGCCATTCGCGACGCCCTGCGCACCAGGTCGGGCTACGAGGGCACGCTGGAGTTCTTCCCCGAGGAGGGGAAATACCACGCCGACGGCCACCGCAACTGCGACGTGGTGCTCAGCCCCAGCGAGACCATCAAGCTCGGCGGGAAGTGCCCGGTGTGCGGCAAACCGGTGACCGTGGGCGTGCTGAGCCGAATCGAGGCGCTCGCCGACCGGCCGGCGACCCCGTCCCCCGCCGCGACCAGCATCATCCCGCTGCCGGAGATCCTCGGCGAGCTCAACGGGGTCGGCCCGAAGACGAAGACCGTCGCCACGAAGATCGACGCGCTGGTCAACGAGCTGGGCCCCGAGTTCGAGATCCTGACCGGCACCCCGATCGAGGATGTCGCGAAGGTCGGCGGCGAGCTGCTCGGCGAGGCCATCGACCGGCTGCGGCGCGGCGACGTGCGCCGCGAGTCCGGCTACGACGGGGAGTACGGCGCGATCCGGCTCTTCGACCCCGCGGAGCTGCGCGCCGAGGCGACCCTGTTCGACGGCCTGTTCGAGAAGGTCCCGGCCCCGAAGAAGCCGAAGAAGCCCAAGGTCGTCGTCGAGCCGGAGTTCGACTACGACCTGGAGCCGCGCCCCGAGCCCCGCGACCTGCCGGCGCCCTCCCCCCACGAGCCGATGGAGCCCGTCCTGCTCGGCATGGAGGAGGTCGGCACCGGGCTGCTCGACCGGCTCGACGCGATGCAGCGGGTGGCCGCCTCGGCGTCCTCCGGGGCGATGCTGATCGTGGCCGGGCCGGGCACCGGCAAGACCCGCACCCTGACCCACCGGATCGCGTATCTGGTGGCGGAGCTGGGCGTGGCCCCCTCGTCCTGCCTGGCGATCACGTTCACCCGGCGGGCGGCCGGCGAGCTGGCCGAGCGGCTGCACGCGCTGCTCCCCGACCGGGCCGCCGAGCTCGACGTCGGCACGTTCCACAGCCTCGGGATGGGCATCCTCCGCGAGCACCACGACCGGTTCGGGCTGCCGGCCGACTTCCAGGTCACCTCCGAGGAGGACGTGCCCGACGGCTTCGTCAGCATGGACGACCTGATCAACCTGCCGGTCCAGCTGCTGTCGGCGGACCCGGTGCTGGCGGACAGATACCAGGCGCGCTGGCCGTGGATCTTCGTGGACGAGTACCAGGACGTGGACGAGGCGCAGTACAAGCTGTTGACGCTGCTGTGCCCGCCCGACGGCAACCTGTACGCGATCGGCGACCCCGACCAGGCCATCTACGCCTTCCGGGGCGCGGACGTGAAGTACTTCCTCCGGTTCGCCGAGGACTTCCCCCAGGCCCGCACGGTCCGCCTGACCCGCAACTACCGCTCGGCCGCCCCGATCCTGGCGGCGGCCGTGCAGGCCATCGCGCCCGGCTCGCTCGTGCAGGGCCGGATCCTGGAGCCGGCCCGCCGCGACCCGGACCCGACGCTGGTCGGGCTCTACTCGGCGTCGAGCGAGGCCGACGAGGCCGACCACGTGGTCCGCACGATCGAGGAGCTGGTCGGCGGGTCCTCGCACCACGCGATCGACTCGGGCCGGGCATCGGGGAACACCACGCTGGAGGTCGGTTTCGCCGACATCGCCGTCCTCTACCGCACGGACGCACAGGCCAAGCCCCTGCTCGCGGCCTTGGAGCGTGCCGGCATCCCGGTGCAGAAGCGCTCGCACAACCGGCTCACGGACCGGGCCGGCGTCCGGGCCATCGCCCGCGAGCTGCCGTTCCTGACCGGCACCGTGGCCGCCAGGATCCGGGCCGCCGCCGCGGGGCTCACCTCCGGCACCCTCGCCGGGGCCGGGCTGGAGGCCGCCGACGTGCACACGGCCGTCGAGCTGCTGGCCCCGCTGGCCCGGCGCTGCGGGGACGATCTGGACCAACTGCTCACCGAGCTGCGGACCGGGGCGGAGGTCGACGCCCTCGACCCCCGCGCCGATCAGGTGACGCTGCTCACCCTGCACGCGGCGAAGGGCCTGGAATTCCCGGTCGTGTTCATGGTCGGCTGCGAGAACGGCCTGCTCCCGCTGCGGTTCCCGGGTCAGGAATCCGACGAGGCCGAGGAGCGACGGCTCTTCTTCGTAGGATTGACCAGGGCACAGGACCGCCTGTATCTGTCACATGCGGCCCGGCGGTTTCGGCACGGGGCTGAACGGGAGCTGCCGCCCAGTCCGTTCCTGTCAGCGATCGATGCGTCACTCCTGGCCCGACGGGGAGCCGGAGTTTCCCGCCGAAAACCCCGCGACCAGCAGTTGCGGCTGCTCTAG